The region TTCAGGAGTACATAAGCAAGGGCCGGCCCAAGTTGGTCCGTACGTACGAGGAGGCCGCCCTGTTCGTCAACCACCACGGCAACAGATTGACCCGGCAGGGCTTCTGGAAGATAATCAAAAAATACGCTCAGGAAGCAACGATCAACAAGGAGATCACCCCGCACACCCTGCGGCACTCCTTTGCCACCCATCTGCTGGAGAACGGCGCCGACCTGCGTTCGGTGCAGGAGATGCTCGGCCACGCCGACATCTCCACAACCCAGATTTACACCCATGTCACTAAGAACCGCCTCAAAGAAGTGTATGACAAGGCTCACCCCCGCGCATGATAAAATCAAAGCCTAAGGTGGGGATACAGAGTTGTTTGTACGCATCATTATCGTCGTAATGGACAGTGTCGGCGCCGGCGCGTTGCCTGACGCCGCAGAATACGGTGACCTCGGGGCCGATACCCTGGGTAACATAGCCCGCTGTCACGGCGGGCTTTTTTTGCCGACCCTGGCTTCGTTAGGGCTTGGTTGCATACATCCCCTGGACGGGGTTGAACCTGCCGGCCGGCCGTTGGCCAGCTACGGCAAGATGGCCGAGGTATCGAAAGGCAAGGATACCACCAGTGGCCACTGGGAGATGGCCGGTTGTCCGCTTTTCCGGCCCTTCCCTGTTTACCCTCACGGTTTCCCGGCCGAGGTCGTCGATTCCATCGAAGCCCTTACCGGACGCAAGGTCATCGGCAACAAGGCCGCCTCCGGTACAGAAATCATCGCCGAGCTGGGCGAAGAACACCTAAAGACAGGCGCTCTCATCGTCTATACCTCGGCTGACAGCGTTCTACAGATAGCCGCCCACGAAGACATCGTGCCGGTGGACAAGCTGGGGGCGATTGCTCGTCGTATCAGGGACGAAATCTGCCGCGGCGAACACGCCGTAGGCCGGGTTATCATCCGGCCCTTTATCGGCGTCCCGGGCCGCTTCGTGCGCACCGCCAACCGCCACGACTACAGCCTGGAGCCGCCTGCGCCGACAGTGCTCGACCGCCTGAAGGCAGCCGGCCGCATGACGATCGGAGTCGGAAAAATCGGCGACATCTTCGCCGGTCGCGGCCTCACCGACTCCCACCCCACGAAATCGAACGACCATGGCATGGCCACTCTTGAAACCCTAGTGCGCCAAGAACGGCGCGAAGGGCTTATCTTCGCCAACCTGGTCGAATTCGATAGTGTCTACGGCCACCGTAACGACTGCCACGGGTACGCCCGTGCCCTCGAGAGGCTGGACGGACAGCTTGCCCTCCTGCTACCGCTTCTGGACGACCGCGACCTGTTGGTAATTACCGCCGACCATGGCTGCGACCCGACGGTCGCCGGCACCGACCATACCCGCGAGTACGTGCCGCTCCTCGCCTATGCCAGTGGACGGCCCGGCCGCAGTCTCGGTGTCAGGGCCACCTTCGCCGATCTGGCGGCGACGGTGGCGGAGAACTTTGCCCTTAAGCCTCTGCCGTACGGCACGAGCTTTTTGGGCGAGATAACGGGGTGACCATACGTGCGCATCGTAGATACCATCCTTGATAAACGCGACGGCCGCGAGTTGTCCGCCGCGGTGATAAACGAGCTGATCGCCTCATACACCGCCGGAGAGATACCCGATTACCAAATGGCCGCCTTCCTGATGGCCGTATACTTTCGCGGCATGACCGCGGCGGAAACCGCAGCCCTCACGCTCGCCATGGCCAAATCCGGGGCCACCGTCGACCTCGGCGCCGTGCCCGGCGTCAAGGTCGACAAACACAGCACGGGCGGGGTCGCGGACACCACCACCCTTGTGCTTGCGCCGCTGGTGGCGGCCGCCGGCGTGCCGGTGGCGAAAATGTCCGGGCGCGGCCTCGGTTTCACCGGCGGAACCATCGACAAACTTGAGGCTATCCCCGGTTTCCGCACCGCCCTCAGCAGCGAGGAATTTCTCGCCAACCTTGGCCGCATCGGCGTGGCCATCACCGGCCAGACCGCCGACATCGCCCCGGCCGACGGCAAGCTTTACGCCCTCCGTGACGTCACCGCCACCATCGAAAGCATACCCCTAATTGCTTCATCGGTCATGAGCAAAAAGATCGCCGCCGGCGCCGACAAGATACTCCTCGACGTAAAAACCGGCAGCGGCGCCTTCATGAAGACGCCCGAACAAGCCTTCAAACTGGCGGAAACCATGGTCGGCATCGGGACGCTGGTCGGCCGCGAAACCATGGCCGTCATCTCCACGATGCACGAGCCGCTGGGCCTTGCGGTCGGCAACAGCCTGGAAGTCGCCGAAGCCATCGACATCTTGAGCGGTGCCGGCGGCGCTCCCGAACTGCGGGAGATATGCCTGACCCTTGGCGCCCATATGCTCGTAATGGCCGGGAAAGCCGCCGACTTCGCCGCCGGCTACCGCAAGCTGCAAGAGCTTCTCGACGGCAAGGAGGCGCTGGCGAAATTCGCCGCCCTCGTGGCCGCCCAGGGAGGCAACCCCGACGTCGTCGCCAACCGTGCCCTCCTGCCGCTGGCCGCCATCCGCCACATTGTCGCGAGTCCGGCGGGCGGCTTCGTGCAGTCCGTCGATGCCGCCCGCATCGGCTATGCCGCTATGATCCTCGGCGCGGGCCGCGAGTACAAGGGCCAGCAAATCGACCTCGGAGCAGGGCTAGTCATGCACTGCCGCCTCGGCGACAAGCTCGCGCTAGGCCAGCCGCTGGCCACCCTCTACACCGCAGACCCGACCAAAATACCGTCAGCCGAGGCCGCCATCTCCGCCGCGATTACCATCGGGCCGGACAAGGCCGCCAGACCGGAGCTTATCCTCGGTACTGTCACCGCCGCCGGTATAAACATGGTATAAATGTGAAAACGACAAAAGCCTGCCGAAGCCGTCGCTTGAAGATAGCGGCGGTTTTTTTGCGCCTTGCCTCGGGCGAAGCCGCCTGGCGATATTCAGCCATTTTCCGGTTATCCTAACACCAGACAGCGCAGGGTAGGTACCAGTGTACAAGCAAAGCCATTTTGGAGGGCGGGAAAGCATGGCCCACAAACGGTCGGGGCAGGTTATTCTAAAAGGCACGCTCATGCTGACAACGGCGGGCATCATTGTGAAAATCATCGGCTCACTCAACTGGGTCATTCTCTCACGCGTCCTCGGCGGCGAAGGTATGGGCCTTTATCAAATGGCCTACCCGCTATATCTCCTGGCGTTGAGCGTATCCTCCGCCGGCATCCCCGTGGCCGTATCGATAATCACCGCCGAGCGGGTCGCCGAACTTGACTACCGGGGCGCCCGGCGTATTTTCCGGGTGGCGGCCTGGTTGCTTGCAGCGACCGGCGCCCTTTTCAGCCTGCTGATGTATTTTAGCGCCGCCTGGTTGATAGAGGAGCGATACATCCGTGACGCCCGGGCTTACTATTCGCTCGTCGCCCTGGCTCCAGCCATTTGGCTGGTCACCCTCCTCGCCGCCTTTCGCGGCTATCTCCAGGGCTGGCAGATCATGACCCCGACCGCCCTGTCCCAGGTCGGCGAACAGGTGCTTAGGGTCGTCACCATGCTGGCCTTCGCCACCTTCCTCGCACCGCGGGGAGTGGAGTACGCCGCCGCCGGGGCCACCTTCGGCGCTACGCCGGGGGCGCTGGCCGGCCTGATCGTCATGCTATTTTTTTACTGGCGGCATCGCGCGAAGCTTTCACAGGAGGCTACTGTATGCACGGAAAAGACGATCCCGGTTGCCGGGATAATCCGCCGCATCCTCGCTCTGTCGCTGCCTATTTCCGCCTCCGGCCTCATGCTGCCGGTGGTTGCCAACCTTGATCTCCTTATCGTTCCCAGAAGGCTGGAGGCGGCCGGCTACTCAGTGGCGGCGGCCACGGAACAGTTCGGCTACCTTACCGGCATGGCCGTGCCGCTTGCCGGCCTAGCCACCGTGCTAACCGGCGCTCTCGCCACCAGCATCGTCCCGGCCATTTCCGATGCCTGCGCCCGCCGGGACAGCGACCGGTTGCGCAGGCGCACCGCAGCAGCCTTCCGCCTCGCCAACACCGTCACGGTCCCGGCCGCGGCAGGCGTATACATACTTGCCGAGCCGCTGACCACGATGCTGTATCACGCGCCGGGGGCCGCGGCGGCGGTCGAGACACTCGCCTTCAGTATCCTCTTTCTCGGCATCCACCAGGTGTCCACCGGGATATTACAAGGGATGGGACGCACCCTTATTCCCGCCGTCAACATGGTTATCGCGGCCACTATCAAGGTTGGCCTGAACTGGACCCTCACCGCCGTGCCCGGTCTTGGGATCACCGGAGCGGCCTGGGCGACGGTGGCCGATACAATCCTCGCGGCATTGCTTAACATGTACTTTATCAGGCTGTATACCGGCTTCAGCCTCGACCTCAGGGCTTTGCTGAAAAGCGTACTCTCGGCCGCCGCGATGGGAACGGCCGTATATGGGACCCATCGCTTCCTGGCCGCTGCGGCGCACAGCAACTCACTGGCCACGGCGGCCGCCATCGTCGTCGGCATCGGAGTTTACGGCCTGTTCATGTTAACCGTGGGCGGCATCAGAGCAACGGACATAAAAATGGTGCCGCTGATCGGTGAAAATCTGCTGAAAATACTCGTCGCTTTTCGTCTGCTTAAGCACAACAGCGCCGGCTGACGACGCGTGATGCTTTCAATTACCAAGTGTAAGGGCAAATTCTCCTGGACACGCTAGCAACAAAAGCGAAAAAGGGGTGTACATTCTATGAGGCGACAGCGACCTGCGGCCATTTTAACCCTCCTGTTATTCATAGCTGCCATTATCTTAGGCCCCTGTCAAGCGGCAGCCGCCCCCGCGCCCAAGGCACCGTCCCGCGCCCCGGTGGAAACCACGGCGGTATCGGCAATTCTCATGGACGCCAACGGCAACATCCTCTACGAAAAAGACCCACACAAGCAGTTGCCGCCGGCCAGCGTAACCAAAATAATGACCTTATTATTGGGAATCGAAGCAGTAGAACAGGGTCGCCTCAAGCTTACCGACCAGATTCACACGAGTGAAAACGCCTGGCGCCAGGGGGGCTCGCAGATCTGGCTTGAGCCCGGGGAAGCGATGACCGCCAAAGAAATCCTCATCGCCGTGGCGGTCGTGAGCGCCAACGATGCGGCCGTAGCCCTTATGGAGCACATCTACGGCAGCGAAGCAGCCGCCGTAGACGCCATGAACCGCCGGGCCGAGGAACTCGGTCTCAAGAATACCCGCTTCGCAAACGTCAACGGACTGCCGGCCCCCGGCCACTACATGAGTGCGCACGACGCCGCCGTAATCGCCGTGGAAGCCGTCAAGCATCCGCTTTACTTGGAATTTTGCGGCATCAAGGAATACTGGCTGCGCGACGGCAAGAACTGGCTCGTGAATACCAACAAGCTGTTGTGGTGGTATAAAGGCGGCGACGGACTCAAAACAGGGTGGACGGAAGAAGCCAAATACTGTTTTGTGGGTACCGCAAAGCGCGACAGCCTCCGCCTAATCGGCGTCGTATTCGCCACTCCCGAACCCCGCTCGCATCTGCGGGAAAGCATGAAATTAATGGATTGGGGCTTCGCCAATTACAGCGCCGTACCGATTGTTGACAAAGGCGCGGCTGTCGAT is a window of Selenomonadales bacterium 4137-cl DNA encoding:
- a CDS encoding phosphopentomutase, with the protein product MFVRIIIVVMDSVGAGALPDAAEYGDLGADTLGNIARCHGGLFLPTLASLGLGCIHPLDGVEPAGRPLASYGKMAEVSKGKDTTSGHWEMAGCPLFRPFPVYPHGFPAEVVDSIEALTGRKVIGNKAASGTEIIAELGEEHLKTGALIVYTSADSVLQIAAHEDIVPVDKLGAIARRIRDEICRGEHAVGRVIIRPFIGVPGRFVRTANRHDYSLEPPAPTVLDRLKAAGRMTIGVGKIGDIFAGRGLTDSHPTKSNDHGMATLETLVRQERREGLIFANLVEFDSVYGHRNDCHGYARALERLDGQLALLLPLLDDRDLLVITADHGCDPTVAGTDHTREYVPLLAYASGRPGRSLGVRATFADLAATVAENFALKPLPYGTSFLGEITG
- a CDS encoding thymidine phosphorylase; the protein is MRIVDTILDKRDGRELSAAVINELIASYTAGEIPDYQMAAFLMAVYFRGMTAAETAALTLAMAKSGATVDLGAVPGVKVDKHSTGGVADTTTLVLAPLVAAAGVPVAKMSGRGLGFTGGTIDKLEAIPGFRTALSSEEFLANLGRIGVAITGQTADIAPADGKLYALRDVTATIESIPLIASSVMSKKIAAGADKILLDVKTGSGAFMKTPEQAFKLAETMVGIGTLVGRETMAVISTMHEPLGLAVGNSLEVAEAIDILSGAGGAPELREICLTLGAHMLVMAGKAADFAAGYRKLQELLDGKEALAKFAALVAAQGGNPDVVANRALLPLAAIRHIVASPAGGFVQSVDAARIGYAAMILGAGREYKGQQIDLGAGLVMHCRLGDKLALGQPLATLYTADPTKIPSAEAAISAAITIGPDKAARPELILGTVTAAGINMV
- a CDS encoding oligosaccharide flippase family protein; the encoded protein is MAHKRSGQVILKGTLMLTTAGIIVKIIGSLNWVILSRVLGGEGMGLYQMAYPLYLLALSVSSAGIPVAVSIITAERVAELDYRGARRIFRVAAWLLAATGALFSLLMYFSAAWLIEERYIRDARAYYSLVALAPAIWLVTLLAAFRGYLQGWQIMTPTALSQVGEQVLRVVTMLAFATFLAPRGVEYAAAGATFGATPGALAGLIVMLFFYWRHRAKLSQEATVCTEKTIPVAGIIRRILALSLPISASGLMLPVVANLDLLIVPRRLEAAGYSVAAATEQFGYLTGMAVPLAGLATVLTGALATSIVPAISDACARRDSDRLRRRTAAAFRLANTVTVPAAAGVYILAEPLTTMLYHAPGAAAAVETLAFSILFLGIHQVSTGILQGMGRTLIPAVNMVIAATIKVGLNWTLTAVPGLGITGAAWATVADTILAALLNMYFIRLYTGFSLDLRALLKSVLSAAAMGTAVYGTHRFLAAAAHSNSLATAAAIVVGIGVYGLFMLTVGGIRATDIKMVPLIGENLLKILVAFRLLKHNSAG
- a CDS encoding D-alanyl-D-alanine carboxypeptidase family protein: MRRQRPAAILTLLLFIAAIILGPCQAAAAPAPKAPSRAPVETTAVSAILMDANGNILYEKDPHKQLPPASVTKIMTLLLGIEAVEQGRLKLTDQIHTSENAWRQGGSQIWLEPGEAMTAKEILIAVAVVSANDAAVALMEHIYGSEAAAVDAMNRRAEELGLKNTRFANVNGLPAPGHYMSAHDAAVIAVEAVKHPLYLEFCGIKEYWLRDGKNWLVNTNKLLWWYKGGDGLKTGWTEEAKYCFVGTAKRDSLRLIGVVFATPEPRSHLRESMKLMDWGFANYSAVPIVDKGAAVDRLRVSKGTEREVSLVAKEELNLTLPKGQQKNLQKQVLSDGSLKAPVEAGQKCGELVVLKDGKEIGKVDLVAEKAVAKAGFFRIMQDMFDTLFNLAK